A portion of the Oscillospiraceae bacterium genome contains these proteins:
- the cmk gene encoding (d)CMP kinase, with the protein MVSVAIDGPAGAGKSTLARRLAAEMGYIYVDTGAMFRTIGLYALRAGKDPKDNEAVNALLPEIELHFAFIDGEQHVYLKEEDVSTAIRTEEVGMAASAVGANPAVRAFLLGMQRNMAKKQDVLMDGRDIGTVVLPDATVKIFLTASPEARAARRWKEYQEKGVNTPYEEVLADVKQRDYQDTHRAAAPLKQAEDAVLLDTSELDFEQSLAAMKKIIAEKVKN; encoded by the coding sequence ATGGTATCTGTTGCGATCGACGGGCCTGCCGGAGCAGGCAAATCCACGCTGGCACGCCGCCTTGCGGCGGAGATGGGCTACATCTATGTGGACACCGGTGCCATGTTCCGCACCATCGGCCTGTATGCCCTGCGTGCTGGTAAGGACCCCAAGGATAACGAGGCTGTCAACGCCCTGCTGCCGGAGATCGAGCTGCACTTTGCTTTCATCGACGGCGAGCAGCATGTTTATTTAAAGGAAGAGGACGTGAGCACCGCCATCCGCACCGAAGAGGTGGGCATGGCAGCTTCTGCCGTGGGCGCAAACCCGGCCGTGCGGGCCTTCCTGCTGGGCATGCAGCGGAACATGGCCAAAAAGCAGGATGTGCTGATGGACGGCCGCGACATCGGTACCGTGGTGCTGCCGGATGCCACTGTCAAAATTTTCCTCACCGCCAGCCCGGAGGCCCGCGCTGCCCGCCGCTGGAAAGAGTATCAGGAAAAGGGCGTCAACACCCCGTATGAGGAAGTTCTGGCCGACGTGAAGCAGCGGGACTATCAGGACACCCACCGTGCGGCCGCTCCCCTGAAGCAGGCCGAGGACGCCGTGCTGCTGGACACCTCGGAGCTGGACTTCGAGCAGAGCCTTGCCGCCATGAAGAAGATCATTGCGGAGAAAGTGAAAAACTGA
- a CDS encoding twin-arginine translocation signal domain-containing protein, translated as MSQISRRNFMKCAGAAALAIAASGILTGCDNTLDVEVTFVYNGQTLPLRGTGKVVTGEQYMDTATIVLPAEYQEQYKVRAEKVKVIRENGTRKAVVELVVKTAVWTVSYRLGEEEVLSGSVEAAVVNPTVTANNLRKDELKALDKMFYKLPEDAKVTIGNGVVIVPVEKIMGQVKVDYYYKITETVERCLGYPEVVDVWKGTNIIKKSQLTRLEKACADMSYDASSVAQEILFDWADNVVKIYVKSY; from the coding sequence ATGTCTCAGATTTCTCGTCGTAATTTTATGAAGTGCGCCGGTGCTGCCGCACTGGCCATTGCAGCCAGCGGCATTCTGACCGGCTGTGACAATACGCTGGATGTTGAAGTGACCTTTGTCTACAACGGCCAGACCCTGCCTCTGCGCGGCACCGGCAAGGTGGTCACCGGTGAGCAGTACATGGACACTGCGACCATCGTGCTTCCCGCAGAATATCAGGAACAGTACAAGGTCCGCGCAGAAAAAGTGAAAGTCATCCGCGAAAACGGCACCCGCAAGGCAGTGGTGGAGCTGGTGGTAAAAACTGCGGTCTGGACGGTCAGCTATCGTCTGGGTGAGGAAGAAGTGCTGTCCGGCTCTGTTGAGGCGGCAGTGGTGAACCCCACCGTCACGGCGAACAACCTGAGAAAGGACGAGCTGAAAGCGCTGGACAAGATGTTCTACAAGCTCCCGGAGGATGCCAAGGTCACCATCGGCAACGGCGTTGTGATCGTTCCGGTGGAGAAGATCATGGGTCAGGTGAAAGTGGACTACTATTATAAAATCACGGAAACGGTTGAGAGATGCCTTGGCTACCCGGAAGTAGTCGATGTCTGGAAGGGCACTAACATTATCAAGAAGTCGCAGTTGACCCGTCTGGAAAAAGCATGTGCTGATATGTCTTATGACGCCAGCAGCGTGGCACAGGAGATTCTCTTTGACTGGGCGGATAACGTAGTCAAGATTTATGTAAAGAGCTACTGA
- a CDS encoding Bax inhibitor-1/YccA family protein: protein MDYNNYDRGYAEPAMTSADYMSRTYRWMACGLLVTFAAAFVTATTPLLYVVNSLYLLFTIAELALVFVLSSRVQNMSVGAARGVFLVYALLNGMVLSYYFIAFSVSTLVLAFLATSVYFGLMAAYGATTHKDLSGWGPKLMMALVALLITGFVGMLFGMGFGSTVLYSGIGLVVFMLLTAYDTQKLSQLYSYYAGDSELAEKASIYGALTLYLDFINIFLYVVRLLGLNSRNSRS from the coding sequence ATGGATTACAACAATTATGATCGCGGTTATGCAGAGCCCGCCATGACTTCGGCGGACTATATGTCCCGCACCTACCGCTGGATGGCCTGCGGTCTGCTGGTGACCTTTGCCGCCGCGTTCGTCACGGCCACCACACCCCTGCTGTATGTGGTCAACTCCCTGTACCTGCTGTTCACCATTGCAGAGCTGGCACTGGTGTTCGTGCTGAGCTCCCGCGTGCAGAACATGTCGGTAGGCGCAGCCCGCGGCGTGTTCCTTGTTTATGCACTGCTCAACGGCATGGTGCTGAGCTACTACTTCATTGCGTTCTCGGTGAGCACGCTGGTGCTGGCCTTCCTGGCTACGTCGGTGTACTTTGGCCTGATGGCTGCCTATGGTGCCACCACCCACAAGGACCTGTCCGGCTGGGGTCCCAAGCTGATGATGGCTCTGGTGGCCCTGCTCATCACCGGCTTTGTCGGCATGCTGTTCGGCATGGGCTTCGGCTCCACGGTGCTGTACAGCGGCATCGGTCTGGTGGTGTTCATGCTGCTGACTGCTTATGACACCCAGAAGCTGAGCCAGCTGTACTCCTACTACGCCGGGGACAGCGAGCTGGCCGAAAAGGCTTCCATCTACGGTGCGTTGACCCTGTACCTGGACTTCATCAACATCTTCCTGTATGTGGTGCGTCTGCTGGGCCTGAACAGCCGCAACAGCCGCAGTTGA
- the hemW gene encoding radical SAM family heme chaperone HemW, with protein sequence MSLGLYLHIPYCFSKCRYCDFYSHPGERGVPDAYVDALLRELARFAPDAPLRPDTVYFGGGTPSLLSPAQVGRLIRAACPVSGAEVTLEANPETVTEESLRGFREAGVNRISFGVQSARDTQLRTLGRPHTARQARAAFAAARRAGFENISGDIMLALSHYTQAEFDETLELIEEGGATHISAYLLKIEPDSAFGRTPPEGLPTGDEAADFYLYAVEQLEHHGYRQYEISNFAKPGYEGRHNLIYWDCGDYLGLGPAAHSCMGGKRFYYPADTAAFLQDNAAPVMDGGCGAEDYLILQLRLRKGLSLPQYKALYGKEFSPVQLAFIRNCVKNGYAAFDGTTLALTPAGLIVQNSILAELL encoded by the coding sequence ATGTCCCTCGGACTTTATCTGCATATTCCTTACTGCTTTTCCAAATGCCGGTATTGCGATTTCTACTCCCACCCCGGGGAGCGGGGCGTGCCGGACGCCTATGTGGACGCTTTGCTGCGGGAGCTGGCACGCTTTGCACCGGACGCACCCCTGCGGCCCGATACCGTATATTTCGGCGGCGGCACCCCCAGCCTGCTCAGCCCGGCTCAGGTCGGGCGGCTCATCCGTGCCGCCTGCCCGGTGTCCGGGGCTGAGGTGACCCTGGAGGCCAACCCGGAGACCGTCACCGAGGAAAGCCTGCGGGGCTTCCGGGAGGCAGGGGTCAACCGCATCTCCTTTGGGGTGCAGTCGGCCCGGGACACTCAGCTGCGCACGCTGGGCCGCCCCCACACGGCCCGGCAGGCCCGCGCGGCCTTTGCGGCGGCCCGCCGGGCAGGGTTTGAGAACATCAGCGGTGACATCATGCTGGCCCTGTCCCATTATACGCAGGCAGAGTTCGATGAGACGCTGGAACTCATCGAAGAGGGCGGTGCCACCCATATTTCGGCTTACCTGCTGAAGATCGAGCCGGATTCCGCCTTTGGCCGCACGCCCCCGGAGGGCCTGCCCACCGGTGACGAGGCGGCGGACTTCTACCTTTACGCCGTGGAGCAGCTGGAGCACCACGGCTACCGGCAGTACGAGATCTCCAACTTTGCAAAGCCCGGCTATGAGGGCCGCCACAACCTGATTTACTGGGACTGCGGCGACTATCTGGGCCTTGGCCCGGCGGCCCATTCCTGCATGGGCGGCAAGCGGTTTTATTACCCCGCCGACACGGCGGCTTTCCTGCAGGACAACGCCGCCCCGGTGATGGACGGCGGCTGCGGGGCCGAGGATTACCTGATCCTGCAATTGCGCCTGCGCAAGGGCCTGTCGCTGCCGCAGTACAAGGCCCTGTACGGAAAAGAGTTTTCCCCGGTGCAGCTGGCGTTTATCCGTAACTGTGTCAAAAACGGCTATGCCGCCTTCGACGGCACCACCCTGGCCCTGACCCCGGCGGGGCTCATCGTGCAGAACAGCATTCTGGCCGAGCTGCTCTGA
- a CDS encoding M23 family metallopeptidase, translating into MEQIKKFLHGKGFALVLAACLLAAAAAGVWAVRTVRDELRQNLTDLTNPSNTARQTIPEPEPDPDVGLEEEELWLDLPDTAEQAANSVAGVPQPVPGSSSASSGAASGSGSVHEPSALRTDSAPAASSAAPASTQPFSGRVLNAYSGDELVYSKTLGDWRTHNGVDYACAEGSAVSAPCSGKVTETGTDGRWSSVVTLEDASGRLWRVCGVNSPAVKPGDTVTAGQKLGTVGTISCECAEEAHIHLEVLQNGQYLDPAKIS; encoded by the coding sequence ATGGAGCAGATCAAAAAGTTTTTGCACGGCAAGGGCTTTGCGCTGGTGCTGGCAGCCTGTCTGCTGGCCGCGGCAGCCGCGGGGGTGTGGGCGGTGCGCACCGTCCGCGACGAGCTCAGGCAGAACCTGACCGACCTGACAAACCCGAGCAACACCGCCCGGCAGACCATTCCGGAGCCGGAACCTGACCCCGATGTGGGGCTTGAGGAGGAAGAATTATGGTTGGACCTTCCCGATACGGCCGAGCAGGCCGCCAACAGCGTAGCCGGGGTACCGCAGCCCGTGCCGGGCAGCTCGAGTGCCTCGTCTGGTGCGGCATCTGGCTCTGGTTCGGTGCACGAACCCTCTGCCTTGCGCACCGACTCTGCACCTGCCGCAAGCTCAGCCGCGCCTGCCTCCACGCAGCCGTTCTCTGGCCGGGTGCTCAACGCCTACAGTGGTGACGAGCTGGTCTACAGCAAGACGCTGGGCGACTGGCGCACCCACAACGGTGTGGATTACGCCTGTGCCGAGGGCAGTGCGGTGAGTGCCCCCTGCTCCGGCAAGGTGACCGAGACCGGCACCGACGGCCGGTGGAGCAGCGTGGTCACGCTGGAAGATGCCTCCGGCCGCCTGTGGCGGGTGTGCGGGGTGAACAGCCCCGCCGTGAAACCCGGCGACACCGTGACCGCCGGGCAGAAGCTGGGCACCGTGGGCACCATCAGCTGTGAATGCGCCGAGGAAGCGCACATCCATCTGGAAGTGCTGCAGAACGGCCAGTACCTCGACCCGGCAAAAATCTCCTGA
- a CDS encoding NAD(P)/FAD-dependent oxidoreductase, whose product MAKVLIVGAGAAGLMAAGAAVRQGHQVTVLEHMDKPAQKILVTGKGRCNVTNDCTAEEFLRHVRTNPRFLFSSLGAFPPAKTMELFESLGVELKVERGRRVFPVSDKAEEIRQALLRYAQDAELVHDGARKLLVEELPPEAEEAPAVPENPRHPKKKKAGPALRCIGVRGTSGREYRADAVLVATGGVSYPTTGSTGDGYKLARQAGHTLVEPVPSLVSLVSHDPDCKKMMGLALKNVTLTLFEDGKAIFDEQGEMLFTHFGISGPLTLSASSHLGDMKKHKYHAEIDLKPALSEEQLYDRITRDFALLANHAAQGALVKLLPSSMQPVMVARWGIDPATKANQITREQKRELVQLIKHWRVSIDARGDLAHAVITSGGVSVREVDPKTMQSKKALGLYFAGEVLDVDAYTGGYNLQIAFCTAQSFANHL is encoded by the coding sequence ATGGCAAAGGTGTTGATCGTAGGCGCAGGTGCGGCAGGCCTGATGGCGGCGGGTGCTGCCGTGCGGCAGGGGCATCAGGTAACGGTGCTGGAGCACATGGACAAACCGGCCCAGAAGATCCTGGTCACCGGCAAGGGCCGCTGCAATGTGACCAACGACTGCACGGCGGAGGAGTTTTTGCGCCATGTGCGCACGAACCCGCGCTTTCTGTTCTCGTCGCTGGGGGCGTTCCCACCCGCAAAGACCATGGAGCTGTTCGAGAGCCTTGGTGTGGAGCTGAAGGTGGAGCGCGGACGCCGGGTGTTCCCGGTGTCGGACAAGGCCGAGGAGATCCGGCAGGCCCTGCTGCGGTATGCGCAGGATGCCGAGCTCGTGCACGACGGTGCCAGAAAGCTGCTGGTGGAAGAGCTGCCGCCGGAAGCGGAGGAAGCCCCCGCTGTGCCGGAAAACCCGCGCCATCCCAAAAAGAAAAAGGCCGGCCCGGCCCTGCGCTGCATCGGCGTGCGGGGCACTTCGGGCCGGGAATACCGGGCAGATGCCGTACTGGTGGCCACCGGCGGCGTGAGCTACCCCACCACCGGTTCCACCGGTGACGGCTACAAGCTGGCCCGGCAGGCCGGGCACACTCTCGTGGAGCCGGTGCCCAGTCTCGTGAGCCTTGTGAGCCACGACCCCGACTGCAAAAAGATGATGGGTCTGGCGTTGAAAAACGTCACCCTGACCCTGTTCGAGGACGGAAAGGCCATCTTTGACGAGCAGGGCGAGATGTTGTTCACCCACTTCGGCATCAGCGGCCCGCTGACCCTGAGCGCGTCCAGCCACCTGGGCGACATGAAAAAGCACAAGTATCACGCGGAGATCGACCTCAAGCCCGCCCTCAGCGAAGAGCAGCTCTACGACCGCATCACCCGGGACTTTGCCCTGCTGGCCAACCATGCGGCCCAGGGCGCGCTGGTCAAGCTGCTGCCTTCCAGCATGCAGCCGGTCATGGTGGCGCGCTGGGGCATCGACCCGGCCACCAAGGCCAACCAGATCACCCGGGAGCAGAAGCGGGAGCTGGTGCAGCTCATCAAGCACTGGCGGGTGTCCATCGACGCCCGGGGCGACCTGGCCCATGCAGTCATCACCTCCGGCGGCGTATCGGTGCGGGAGGTGGACCCCAAGACCATGCAGAGCAAAAAGGCCCTGGGGCTGTACTTTGCAGGCGAGGTGCTGGACGTGGACGCCTACACCGGCGGCTACAACCTGCAGATCGCTTTCTGCACGGCTCAGAGCTTTGCCAATCACCTGTAA